The Algoriphagus sp. TR-M9 genome has a window encoding:
- a CDS encoding UDP-N-acetylmuramoyl-tripeptide--D-alanyl-D-alanine ligase, whose protein sequence is MNISILYTLFKNSTGVSTDTRKIEKGNIFFALKGPNFDANAFAPKALEMGASVVVIDDIQYFVEDDERYFLAKDSLKMLQDLANHHRKQLRIPIIGMTGSNGKTTSKELMKAVLSQKYQTAATVGNLNNHIGVPLTLLAIKEQDEIAIVEMGANKQGDIAELCEIAEPTHGVITNIGRAHLEGMGGPAGVLKTKTELFQFLKETGGRVFINSQDPILSNLSKRFDEPVLYPAKGDFCEVTFMEANPFVKFTAEGSDTVFLSSLIGRYNFGNIATALTIGKFFGVEMEKAVEAIVDYQPSNMRSQLLEKRSNLIILDAYNANPSSMEVAIRTFGEMTGKKHKMLIIGDMFELGEHAEAEHARLGEIVSEYQIEKVCFTGQLIAAALAKYPKALYFPDPFSFRNWLQDSKLEDYLILIKGSRGMKLEGLVDFI, encoded by the coding sequence ATGAATATTTCCATTTTATATACCCTGTTCAAAAATAGTACTGGAGTCAGTACCGACACCCGGAAAATCGAAAAAGGCAATATCTTTTTTGCACTGAAAGGCCCAAATTTTGATGCCAATGCCTTTGCTCCCAAAGCCCTGGAAATGGGAGCTTCGGTGGTTGTGATCGATGATATTCAGTATTTTGTGGAAGATGATGAACGTTATTTTTTAGCAAAAGACTCCTTAAAAATGCTCCAGGATCTGGCCAATCACCATAGAAAACAACTCCGTATTCCCATCATTGGCATGACGGGCTCTAATGGGAAAACTACTTCCAAGGAGCTAATGAAGGCTGTTTTGAGTCAGAAATACCAAACAGCAGCCACCGTTGGGAATTTGAATAACCATATTGGTGTGCCTTTGACTTTACTCGCGATCAAAGAGCAAGATGAGATCGCCATCGTGGAAATGGGAGCGAATAAACAAGGAGATATTGCGGAGCTGTGTGAAATAGCAGAACCTACCCATGGAGTCATTACCAATATCGGCAGAGCGCATCTCGAAGGAATGGGTGGGCCGGCTGGTGTGCTGAAGACCAAAACAGAATTGTTCCAGTTTTTGAAGGAAACAGGGGGAAGAGTTTTTATCAATTCTCAAGATCCCATTTTATCAAATTTGAGTAAGAGATTTGATGAACCTGTGTTGTACCCGGCCAAAGGGGATTTTTGTGAGGTAACTTTTATGGAGGCCAATCCATTTGTAAAATTTACTGCCGAAGGTTCTGATACTGTTTTTCTCAGTTCGCTGATCGGGCGCTATAATTTCGGCAATATCGCTACAGCACTCACAATTGGGAAGTTTTTTGGAGTGGAAATGGAAAAAGCTGTGGAGGCAATTGTGGATTACCAGCCTTCAAACATGCGCTCTCAATTATTGGAGAAGCGGAGTAATCTGATCATCCTTGATGCTTATAATGCTAATCCATCCAGTATGGAAGTTGCGATTCGGACCTTTGGGGAAATGACCGGTAAAAAGCATAAAATGTTGATCATCGGAGACATGTTTGAGTTGGGAGAGCATGCAGAGGCGGAGCATGCCCGACTAGGTGAAATTGTCAGCGAATACCAGATCGAAAAAGTTTGCTTTACAGGTCAGTTAATCGCGGCTGCCTTGGCTAAGTATCCCAAAGCATTGTATTTCCCTGATCCTTTTTCGTTTAGAAACTGGCTTCAGGATAGCAAATTGGAGGATTACCTGATCTTGATTAAAGGAAGCCGAGGAATGAAATTGGAAGGCTTGGTGGATTTTATTTGA
- a CDS encoding T9SS type A sorting domain-containing protein produces MRLFWIFTFLLINFQLKAQETFRMDQPPAANVDGVKLSSPFAGGINSAQIQTIDLTGDQVEEWVVWDINARQLLVFKKEGDSFIHLPELSYFFPTDISGFLVLADFDGDGKKDLFTSTALGIKAYRNTSNGAEISWEIAQNFLKLDGSGNIQANNLDTPLIQDLDGDGDLDLVIFNFAGGDYMEFYKNTSMERKGSADIDGFAFGENHWGNFEFCGCGDISFGKTCQGLDISGRKLNKESGKILHAGGHSILYQDLDGNGLKDLLLGRDECDILYFLPNSGTNEKPVFTTVSNELPGFGALPEFPIFHIGKLTESDLIIALNTSEQAVNFGIDFKNSVLKINSAGNSRGNFIQDQMIDLGESARPIFLGNKANGELLVTANVLENGQIKSQRSRFQVLNGEFTKMEGEYLNLSQLNLIDAQYIHYQDIDNELHVLASGIDYQASIPTQVVYDLNDRGSDPIAFTGYTPMRGDYLQFYTYEQQDHLLVAAQNGSLDLYTFDFESYTATLIQSDFLGFVDNPANRNLAVAVENLPNPNLYAIDQRGLLVKIENFMNSSIRENVLVKTGEQTLPTKLGRNTWITLVEAPLGGSPDLILGTRAGGLIYLSSDSSDPIPDGTYQFKIYPNPADTPIKVITNSPAEARLINAMGQELLTAITIPANTEVEIQAGFLPPGLYILSFDFEGKAIRTGKFWVR; encoded by the coding sequence ATGAGATTATTCTGGATTTTCACTTTTCTGCTGATCAATTTCCAATTGAAGGCTCAAGAAACCTTCCGTATGGATCAGCCCCCTGCTGCGAATGTGGATGGAGTGAAACTCTCTTCTCCCTTTGCCGGAGGCATAAATTCCGCTCAGATTCAAACCATAGATTTGACGGGAGATCAAGTCGAGGAATGGGTGGTCTGGGACATCAACGCCCGCCAGCTTTTAGTATTCAAAAAGGAAGGAGATTCCTTCATTCACCTACCTGAGCTCAGCTATTTTTTCCCAACAGATATCAGTGGTTTTTTGGTATTGGCCGATTTTGATGGAGACGGCAAAAAGGATCTTTTCACCTCAACGGCACTAGGTATCAAAGCCTACAGAAACACATCAAATGGCGCTGAGATTTCCTGGGAAATCGCACAAAACTTCCTCAAACTAGATGGATCAGGAAATATTCAAGCAAATAACCTTGACACGCCCCTAATCCAGGATTTAGATGGAGATGGCGATCTGGATCTGGTAATATTTAATTTTGCCGGAGGCGATTACATGGAGTTTTACAAAAACACCAGTATGGAACGTAAGGGCTCAGCTGATATCGATGGGTTTGCTTTTGGGGAAAATCACTGGGGCAATTTTGAATTTTGTGGCTGCGGAGATATTTCATTTGGCAAAACCTGCCAAGGCCTGGATATCAGCGGTAGAAAGTTAAATAAGGAATCGGGAAAGATCCTCCACGCTGGAGGACATTCTATTTTGTATCAAGACCTAGACGGAAATGGGCTAAAAGACCTACTTCTGGGTAGAGACGAGTGTGATATTCTGTATTTCCTACCAAACTCAGGCACGAATGAGAAACCTGTTTTTACTACTGTCAGCAATGAGCTCCCTGGATTCGGAGCCCTTCCTGAGTTTCCGATTTTTCACATTGGAAAGCTTACCGAAAGCGATTTGATAATTGCTCTCAACACCAGTGAGCAAGCAGTGAACTTTGGAATTGATTTTAAAAACTCTGTTCTGAAGATCAATTCGGCAGGTAATTCGCGAGGAAATTTCATTCAAGATCAAATGATAGACTTGGGAGAAAGTGCCCGCCCCATTTTCTTGGGAAATAAAGCAAACGGAGAACTTCTAGTAACTGCCAATGTCCTCGAAAATGGTCAAATCAAATCGCAGCGATCACGATTTCAGGTATTGAATGGTGAATTCACAAAGATGGAAGGTGAGTACCTTAATCTTTCGCAACTCAACTTAATCGACGCACAATACATCCACTACCAGGATATAGACAACGAACTGCATGTATTGGCCTCTGGAATCGATTACCAGGCAAGTATCCCGACTCAAGTGGTTTATGACCTGAATGATAGGGGCTCTGACCCTATTGCTTTCACCGGATACACCCCCATGCGCGGGGATTATTTGCAGTTTTATACTTATGAGCAGCAGGATCATCTTTTAGTAGCTGCGCAAAATGGGAGTTTGGATCTATACACTTTTGATTTTGAAAGCTATACAGCTACTTTGATCCAAAGTGATTTTTTAGGGTTTGTAGACAATCCGGCAAATAGGAATTTGGCAGTGGCAGTAGAAAACCTTCCCAACCCAAACCTCTACGCAATCGACCAGCGTGGTCTTTTAGTGAAAATCGAAAACTTCATGAATTCCTCCATCAGGGAAAATGTTTTGGTCAAAACCGGGGAACAAACCCTTCCAACTAAGCTAGGAAGAAACACCTGGATCACACTGGTCGAAGCTCCATTGGGAGGCTCTCCAGACCTTATACTAGGCACCAGAGCAGGAGGCTTGATTTACCTCAGTTCCGATAGTTCTGACCCTATCCCAGACGGAACGTACCAATTCAAAATTTATCCAAACCCAGCTGACACTCCTATCAAAGTCATCACAAACTCCCCTGCCGAAGCAAGATTAATCAATGCCATGGGCCAGGAGTTATTGACAGCTATAACTATACCTGCCAACACTGAGGTCGAGATTCAAGCTGGATTTTTACCTCCAGGGCTCTATATTCTATCCTTTGATTTTGAAGGGAAGGCGATCAGAACCGGTAAATTCTGGGTGCGTTAA
- a CDS encoding amidohydrolase, whose translation MKYVYLLGLWGIFLMACSSEKAEPADLIFTNGIIYTVNESQPTAEAVAVKDGMILAVGSVEEIEKHQAENTELINLQGETMTPGLIESHAHLMGIGYNKLELDLMYVKTYDELVEKVAEAVAKAKPGDWITGRGWHQDKWIEKPEKMVKGFQTNDQLNEASPDNPVFLRHASGHAAFANGKALELAGISNLKGERPGEVEGGEIILDELGNPTGILSERASGLVARLIPAETPERAEEALTLALKELNEKGITSFHDAGSGQNVIDLIQKFKNEGKLTVRQYVMLTGTQPALLEEWYKKGPMIDSADHMLTVRSIKLNCDGALGNRGAWLLEDYSDRPDHRGHETLPMSVVSEVSEKAIPAGFQVCSHAIGDRANQEILDRYEAAFANYPDAKDLRFRIEHAQHIHPDDIPRFGELGVIAAMQAIHLSSDRPWAIDRLGEKRIVDGAYVWQKLMKTGAVVTNGTDAPVEPVDPIPSFYASVTRKTLQGMPEGGYEGDQKMTRAEALKSYTLDGAFAEFEEDFKGSIEVGKAADFTVFDKNIMEVPEDEILETKVAMTVVGGKVVYKK comes from the coding sequence ATGAAATACGTTTACTTACTCGGTCTTTGGGGTATTTTCCTCATGGCCTGCTCCTCCGAAAAGGCGGAACCCGCCGATCTGATTTTCACCAATGGCATCATTTACACCGTGAATGAATCCCAACCTACCGCAGAAGCGGTCGCCGTAAAGGATGGAATGATCCTAGCCGTTGGGTCAGTTGAAGAAATCGAAAAACACCAAGCTGAAAACACCGAGCTGATCAACCTCCAAGGGGAAACCATGACTCCTGGCCTGATCGAATCCCACGCGCACCTGATGGGAATCGGCTACAACAAGCTGGAACTGGACCTCATGTATGTCAAAACCTACGATGAGCTAGTTGAGAAAGTAGCCGAAGCAGTTGCCAAAGCAAAGCCAGGCGATTGGATTACGGGTCGTGGCTGGCATCAGGACAAGTGGATAGAAAAGCCTGAGAAAATGGTAAAAGGCTTCCAGACCAATGATCAGCTCAATGAAGCTTCACCAGACAATCCGGTGTTTCTGAGACATGCGAGTGGTCACGCAGCCTTTGCCAATGGAAAAGCACTGGAACTAGCTGGCATCAGTAACCTAAAAGGTGAGCGACCAGGAGAAGTAGAAGGCGGAGAAATCATCCTGGATGAGTTAGGCAATCCTACAGGAATACTTTCCGAAAGAGCTTCCGGACTAGTGGCCAGGTTGATCCCCGCGGAGACTCCGGAAAGAGCGGAAGAAGCGTTGACTTTGGCGCTGAAAGAGCTGAATGAAAAAGGAATCACGAGTTTCCACGATGCAGGCAGCGGACAAAACGTGATTGATTTGATCCAAAAATTCAAAAACGAAGGAAAGCTTACCGTGCGTCAGTACGTGATGCTGACAGGAACGCAACCTGCGCTTTTGGAAGAGTGGTACAAAAAAGGACCAATGATCGACTCAGCAGATCACATGCTGACAGTACGTTCGATCAAGCTGAACTGTGACGGAGCATTGGGGAATCGTGGAGCTTGGTTGTTGGAAGATTATTCTGATAGACCTGACCACAGGGGTCATGAGACTTTACCGATGTCGGTTGTTTCTGAAGTATCTGAAAAAGCCATTCCAGCGGGTTTTCAGGTTTGCTCACATGCTATTGGCGACCGTGCAAATCAGGAAATCCTCGATCGCTACGAAGCTGCTTTTGCCAATTACCCTGACGCTAAAGACCTAAGATTCCGAATAGAGCATGCACAGCATATACATCCAGATGACATTCCAAGATTCGGTGAGCTAGGCGTGATCGCTGCCATGCAGGCAATTCACCTGAGTTCAGATCGCCCTTGGGCTATCGATAGGCTAGGTGAAAAGCGCATTGTCGATGGTGCTTATGTTTGGCAAAAGCTGATGAAAACTGGGGCTGTAGTAACCAACGGCACAGATGCACCTGTGGAACCGGTAGATCCTATTCCATCTTTTTACGCTTCTGTGACTCGCAAAACCTTGCAAGGAATGCCAGAAGGAGGCTACGAAGGAGATCAGAAAATGACTCGTGCCGAAGCTCTGAAATCATACACATTGGACGGTGCTTTCGCTGAGTTTGAAGAAGATTTCAAAGGTTCTATTGAGGTGGGTAAAGCTGCTGACTTCACCGTTTTTGATAAGAATATCATGGAAGTGCCGGAGGATGAAATTTTGGAAACCAAAGTGGCAATGACAGTGGTGGGGGGAAAAGTAGTGTATAAGAAGTAG